In a single window of the Mesorhizobium shangrilense genome:
- a CDS encoding NADPH-dependent F420 reductase, with the protein MPHDAHAIGILGAGRVGTALARLALEAGYEVRVATARPPAEIELLLEFTAPGAKATTAEDAIAASDIVVLALPLSKYRSLRPDLLAGKVVIDVMNYWAPTDGTIAEFEGERSSSEVVQDYLPGARLMRSFNHMGYHEIEEEARPAGDPDRRALALAGDDAAARKIVAAFVDRLGYDAVDAGPLAASRHFGTGTPIFGAGFGRAEMEKLLAVEQAA; encoded by the coding sequence ATGCCGCATGACGCGCATGCCATCGGCATTCTCGGCGCAGGCCGCGTCGGCACCGCGCTGGCGCGGCTGGCGCTCGAAGCCGGCTACGAGGTCCGCGTCGCAACGGCGCGGCCGCCTGCCGAGATCGAGCTCCTGCTGGAGTTCACGGCCCCCGGAGCGAAGGCGACGACGGCCGAGGATGCGATTGCCGCCAGCGATATCGTGGTGCTGGCGCTGCCATTGTCGAAGTATCGGAGCCTGCGGCCTGACCTTCTGGCCGGGAAGGTCGTCATCGACGTCATGAACTACTGGGCGCCGACCGATGGGACCATTGCCGAATTCGAGGGCGAGCGATCCAGCAGCGAGGTCGTCCAGGATTATCTGCCGGGGGCACGGCTGATGCGCAGCTTCAATCACATGGGCTACCATGAGATCGAGGAGGAAGCGCGGCCGGCAGGTGATCCCGACCGCCGCGCTCTGGCCCTAGCCGGAGATGATGCCGCAGCCCGCAAGATCGTCGCTGCGTTTGTCGACCGTCTGGGCTACGATGCCGTCGACGCTGGACCGCTCGCGGCCAGTCGCCACTTTGGCACGGGCACGCCGATCTTCGGCGCCGGCTTCGGCCGTGCCGAGATGGAAAAGCTGCTGGCCGTCGAACAGGCGGCGTGA
- a CDS encoding GntR family transcriptional regulator, whose amino-acid sequence MFVLLRNRIYSGEISPGELIEGEQELCKEFGVSRITAKRALNELANAGLVVRERGKGTRVVKRPPPPAVTASIEGWLENISLMGLVTEARVLEFGYVEASEDIAHALEISQGVEVQRAVRVRLLDRKPMSFLVTYVPSDIGRQFDQDDLNSRPLLHLLERAGVDVASARQSISATVADAQVATALGIHAGAPLIEVRRVVRDASGRPVEYIRVLYRPDLYRLEMSMQRVREKEGMRWAALPSSSILTGEEDMRKSPEGQPGPKTKNRRNFE is encoded by the coding sequence ATGTTCGTCCTGCTGCGCAACCGCATCTACAGCGGCGAGATCTCGCCCGGCGAGCTGATCGAGGGCGAGCAGGAGCTGTGCAAGGAGTTCGGGGTCTCCCGCATTACCGCCAAGCGCGCGCTCAACGAGCTCGCCAACGCCGGACTGGTCGTGCGTGAGCGCGGCAAGGGCACGCGGGTGGTCAAGCGTCCGCCGCCGCCGGCCGTCACCGCATCCATCGAGGGATGGCTGGAGAACATCTCGCTGATGGGCCTCGTCACCGAGGCCCGCGTGCTCGAGTTCGGCTATGTGGAGGCCAGCGAGGACATCGCCCATGCCCTGGAGATATCTCAGGGCGTCGAGGTGCAGCGCGCGGTGCGCGTGCGCCTGCTCGATCGCAAACCCATGTCATTCCTCGTGACCTATGTGCCGAGCGACATCGGCCGGCAGTTCGACCAGGACGACTTGAACTCGCGGCCGCTGCTCCATCTGCTGGAGCGCGCCGGAGTCGATGTCGCCTCCGCGCGCCAGAGCATTTCGGCGACCGTGGCGGATGCGCAGGTAGCCACCGCGCTCGGCATCCACGCCGGCGCGCCGCTCATCGAGGTGCGCCGCGTCGTGCGCGATGCCTCCGGCAGGCCGGTGGAATACATCCGGGTCCTGTACCGCCCCGATCTGTATCGCCTGGAAATGTCCATGCAGCGCGTGCGCGAGAAGGAGGGCATGCGCTGGGCGGCGCTTCCGTCATCGTCAATCCTGACCGGCGAGGAGGACATGAGGAAATCGCCGGAAGGGCAACCGGGACCTAAAACCAAAAACAGGAGGAACTTCGAATGA
- a CDS encoding ABC transporter substrate-binding protein, which translates to MRRREFLATGVAALGVTGFPAVLRAQPAPVKIGLIHPVTGFIAFSGTQSRAGAQMAIEEINAAGGIKSLGGAMLEAVLGDSQGKPELGAAEVTKMVEAGVHGIVAGYSSAISLATSQEAAKTNTPHVVDVGVADDIMNRGLTNTFRFAPGYSKIASAAVANLDTINKAAGSPAKTALVVHEESLFGTGSAKLLSVELPKIGIEVVDVIKHANPTRDFTNIVLQIKSKKPDIIIPANYYNEYILFARTLQQQKVEAKAIYSVLGGAASNYQFVKEFPDVADQIMDCNHWFNPKSELALARKKAAEAKGLVYTYEVFLTYNAVAYLADAIERAGSTDKEKVIAALADSTWDQHGMPYGATKVENGQNIGAKPVNTQILNNDIEVIYPAEFASAEAVFPMKSNA; encoded by the coding sequence ATGCGGCGACGCGAATTTCTCGCGACCGGCGTTGCCGCGCTGGGCGTTACCGGCTTTCCCGCGGTGCTCAGGGCGCAGCCGGCTCCCGTCAAGATCGGCCTGATCCACCCGGTTACCGGGTTCATCGCCTTCTCCGGAACCCAGTCGCGCGCCGGCGCGCAGATGGCGATCGAGGAGATCAACGCCGCCGGCGGCATCAAGTCGCTCGGCGGAGCCATGCTTGAAGCGGTGCTTGGCGACAGCCAGGGCAAGCCCGAGCTTGGCGCAGCCGAAGTCACCAAGATGGTCGAGGCCGGCGTGCATGGCATCGTGGCCGGCTATTCCTCGGCAATCTCGCTCGCCACGTCGCAAGAGGCGGCCAAGACCAACACGCCGCACGTTGTCGATGTCGGCGTTGCCGACGACATCATGAACCGCGGCCTCACGAACACGTTCCGCTTCGCGCCGGGCTACAGCAAGATCGCGTCGGCGGCTGTTGCCAATCTCGACACCATCAACAAGGCGGCGGGATCGCCGGCGAAGACCGCACTCGTGGTGCACGAGGAGTCGCTGTTCGGCACCGGCTCGGCCAAGCTGCTTTCGGTCGAACTGCCGAAGATCGGCATCGAGGTGGTCGACGTCATCAAGCATGCCAACCCGACGCGCGATTTCACCAACATCGTCCTGCAGATCAAGTCGAAGAAGCCGGACATCATCATCCCGGCCAACTACTACAACGAATACATCCTGTTCGCCCGCACCCTGCAGCAGCAGAAGGTGGAGGCGAAGGCCATCTATTCGGTGCTCGGCGGTGCGGCGTCGAACTACCAGTTCGTCAAGGAATTCCCCGACGTCGCCGACCAGATCATGGATTGCAACCATTGGTTCAATCCGAAGTCGGAGCTTGCGCTGGCGCGCAAGAAGGCGGCGGAAGCCAAGGGGCTCGTCTACACCTACGAGGTTTTCCTGACCTACAACGCGGTCGCCTATCTGGCCGACGCCATCGAGCGGGCGGGCTCCACGGACAAGGAGAAGGTGATCGCTGCTCTCGCCGATTCGACCTGGGACCAGCACGGCATGCCCTATGGCGCGACCAAGGTGGAGAACGGCCAGAACATCGGCGCAAAGCCGGTCAACACGCAGATCCTCAACAACGATATAGAGGTCATCTACCCGGCCGAGTTCGCCTCGGCTGAAGCTGTGTTCCCCATGAAGTCCAACGCCTAG
- a CDS encoding VOC family protein: MSQSGIHHVTLITRSVQANVDFYIGFLGLRLVKRTGGYEDATQLHLFYGDRLGSPGSLVTFLVWEDGAPGRVGNGQVSEIAFAVPVASIGEWMTRALRAGVPYQGPSRELDEPVLRLKDPDGIIVKLVGSDLPSMAPWGDEAMAPRRLRAVTILTETPEETASFVARFGYRPGPRAENTTRMISDTDAVDIRDVTGYVPGIPGTGTADHVAFRVPDVPAVRAEEVALSRLNSSPTNVHDRKYFTSLYVREPGGTLIELATDGPGFTIDEMPDRLGEALMVPPHDKQRAEAISVMLPQFAMPGEPRLAPRDLPFVHRFHTPDDPDGSVIVLLHGSGGAEADLMPLAHRIAPRATLLGARGRSHEEGSPRWFRRLTATTFDEADIRAEAEAFEAFVEEAVAAYGLAAERLTFLGYSNGANFAAAVMGLYPQAIRRAILLRASPVLEDPPMPDLAQARVLLLSGANDPFGRRAPALADWFRACGAELETRTLDAGHDIVGDDEAIIGEWLARNGGEEQA; this comes from the coding sequence ATCTCGCAAAGTGGCATCCATCACGTCACGCTGATCACGCGCAGCGTGCAGGCCAACGTCGATTTTTATATCGGCTTCCTCGGCCTTCGTCTCGTAAAACGCACCGGCGGCTACGAAGACGCCACGCAGCTTCACCTGTTCTACGGCGATCGCCTCGGGTCGCCCGGTTCGCTGGTCACGTTCCTCGTCTGGGAAGACGGAGCGCCGGGGCGGGTCGGCAACGGCCAGGTGTCAGAAATTGCCTTCGCGGTGCCTGTGGCGAGCATTGGCGAATGGATGACGCGTGCGCTGCGGGCCGGGGTGCCGTACCAAGGTCCGTCGCGCGAGTTGGATGAGCCAGTCCTGCGGTTGAAGGACCCGGACGGGATCATCGTCAAGCTGGTCGGCTCGGATCTCCCCTCGATGGCGCCTTGGGGCGACGAGGCGATGGCGCCGCGCAGACTGCGCGCGGTCACGATCCTGACCGAGACGCCGGAGGAGACCGCCTCCTTCGTTGCGCGGTTCGGCTACCGGCCGGGGCCTCGCGCGGAGAACACGACGAGGATGATCTCCGACACCGATGCGGTCGATATTCGCGACGTGACGGGATACGTGCCGGGCATTCCCGGCACAGGAACCGCCGACCATGTGGCGTTCCGTGTTCCCGACGTACCGGCCGTCCGCGCCGAGGAGGTTGCGCTGTCGCGGCTCAACTCGTCGCCGACCAACGTGCATGACCGCAAGTATTTCACCTCGCTCTATGTGCGCGAGCCTGGCGGGACGCTGATCGAGCTGGCGACCGACGGGCCGGGCTTCACGATCGATGAAATGCCGGACCGGCTAGGAGAAGCGCTGATGGTGCCACCCCACGACAAGCAGCGTGCAGAGGCGATCAGTGTGATGCTGCCGCAGTTTGCGATGCCGGGAGAACCTCGCCTCGCCCCGCGGGACCTGCCATTCGTCCACCGCTTCCACACCCCGGACGATCCGGATGGCAGTGTCATCGTGCTTCTCCACGGAAGCGGCGGCGCCGAGGCCGACCTGATGCCGCTTGCCCATCGGATCGCGCCGAGGGCGACGCTGCTGGGCGCGAGGGGTCGCAGTCACGAGGAAGGGTCCCCGCGCTGGTTCCGGCGGCTGACGGCGACCACTTTCGACGAGGCCGACATCCGCGCCGAGGCGGAGGCATTTGAGGCGTTCGTCGAGGAGGCCGTCGCAGCCTATGGGCTTGCTGCTGAACGCCTGACCTTCCTTGGCTACTCGAACGGCGCAAATTTTGCCGCCGCCGTGATGGGACTCTACCCGCAGGCGATCCGCCGGGCCATCCTGTTGCGCGCCTCGCCGGTGCTGGAAGACCCGCCCATGCCTGATCTGGCGCAGGCCCGGGTGCTGCTGCTGAGCGGGGCCAACGATCCCTTCGGCCGTCGTGCACCCGCGCTGGCCGACTGGTTCAGGGCCTGCGGGGCCGAGCTGGAGACGCGCACGCTCGACGCCGGCCACGACATTGTCGGCGATGACGAAGCGATCATAGGCGAATGGCTCGCCCGCAATGGTGGCGAAGAGCAGGCCTGA
- a CDS encoding FAD-dependent oxidoreductase — MTTHVLKPIDIGGVTIRNRVVRTAHGTRLAYHSFEDLFEFHAPRARGGVGLTILELMSVHPTSPNSLKAWSDSQLEDYGWMIDKLRPLGMKLFQQLWHGGQHTRTDDGSPSWSASDMPSPFTNAVPVVMTKPMIDEIVASFALAARKCEQRGVDGVEVHGCHGYLIQQFLSPNTNRRSDDYGGSFENRARFLLEILKAVRAEVSSGFPVGVRLGPDEATGGVSVDESRALVELLQNHGLVDFVNVSIGSYQNFDRILAGMHEPAGYELPRTVPVTKAASVPTIVTGRIRTLEEADQIIRQGDADLVGMTRAHIADPHIVQKTIDGRAEQVRPCIGCNQGCLAGLFGPEIRVGCTVNPTAGRERTISEERVMGAEHRKRVLVVGGGPAGMEAARLAAMRGHEVILAEARPRLGGAVNLAAATRSRTGIRDITAWQETELYRLGVEVRLSTYLEADEVLAEKADSVIVATGSTPRMDGIQAMNPGEKIKGVNQPHVLSSLDLLEGNRQVDGKSVLVADDTGHYEGIAVSEYLLDRGCRVTFVSRHVSFAPLLETSAVNEPMLRRLSSAGIDIHLRGRVISIGEYTAMIGPTYLPATSNRTRQIEADFVVLISPNRGNSEIFHALAGRHPDVRIVGDALSPRFLPTAVREGWMAGNAV, encoded by the coding sequence ATGACGACCCACGTTCTGAAGCCGATTGATATCGGTGGGGTAACCATCCGCAATCGCGTGGTGCGCACAGCCCACGGCACGAGACTGGCATACCACTCTTTCGAGGATCTGTTTGAGTTCCATGCGCCGCGCGCACGCGGAGGCGTCGGTCTCACCATCCTGGAACTGATGAGCGTCCACCCCACTTCACCCAACTCGCTCAAGGCTTGGAGCGATTCCCAACTGGAAGACTATGGGTGGATGATCGACAAGCTGAGGCCCCTGGGCATGAAGCTCTTTCAGCAGCTCTGGCATGGGGGACAGCACACGCGAACGGACGACGGCTCCCCATCCTGGTCGGCTTCCGACATGCCCAGCCCCTTCACCAACGCCGTGCCGGTCGTCATGACCAAGCCGATGATCGATGAGATTGTCGCTAGCTTCGCCCTTGCCGCGCGCAAGTGCGAACAGCGGGGTGTCGACGGCGTTGAGGTGCATGGCTGCCACGGCTACCTCATTCAGCAGTTCCTCTCGCCCAACACCAACCGACGCTCGGATGACTACGGCGGAAGCTTTGAGAACCGGGCGCGCTTCCTTCTGGAAATCCTGAAGGCCGTGCGCGCTGAGGTTTCGTCTGGCTTTCCTGTCGGCGTCAGACTTGGGCCCGACGAGGCGACAGGTGGGGTGAGCGTGGACGAGAGCCGTGCCTTGGTCGAGTTGCTCCAGAACCATGGCCTCGTGGATTTCGTGAACGTCTCGATCGGCAGCTATCAGAACTTCGACCGGATCCTGGCGGGGATGCATGAACCGGCAGGTTACGAACTGCCTCGCACCGTTCCCGTGACGAAGGCCGCCTCCGTCCCCACGATCGTGACCGGGCGCATCAGGACGCTGGAAGAAGCCGACCAGATCATCCGACAAGGCGATGCCGACCTTGTCGGCATGACGCGGGCCCACATTGCCGATCCGCATATCGTGCAGAAGACGATCGATGGTCGCGCCGAGCAGGTGCGTCCGTGCATTGGCTGCAACCAGGGTTGCCTGGCGGGCCTTTTCGGGCCCGAGATCAGGGTGGGCTGCACGGTCAATCCCACGGCGGGACGCGAAAGGACGATCTCTGAGGAGCGCGTCATGGGTGCCGAGCATCGGAAGAGAGTATTGGTGGTCGGTGGAGGTCCCGCAGGCATGGAAGCCGCTCGCCTGGCCGCGATGAGGGGGCATGAGGTGATCCTGGCGGAGGCGCGACCCCGCCTCGGCGGCGCGGTCAATCTGGCCGCGGCGACAAGGTCGCGCACCGGCATCCGTGACATTACCGCGTGGCAGGAAACCGAATTGTATCGGCTCGGGGTCGAGGTGCGCCTGTCGACATATCTCGAAGCCGATGAGGTTCTCGCGGAGAAGGCCGACAGCGTGATCGTGGCTACTGGCTCCACTCCGCGCATGGACGGCATCCAGGCGATGAACCCGGGTGAGAAGATCAAGGGCGTTAACCAGCCGCATGTGCTGTCATCGCTCGACCTGTTGGAGGGCAACCGACAGGTCGATGGCAAGAGTGTTCTGGTCGCGGACGATACAGGCCATTACGAGGGCATCGCGGTCAGCGAGTACCTGCTCGACCGCGGCTGCCGGGTGACGTTTGTATCCCGGCATGTCTCGTTCGCGCCGCTGCTCGAAACGTCGGCGGTGAACGAACCGATGCTGCGCCGCCTGTCTTCGGCTGGGATCGATATCCACCTGCGCGGCCGCGTCATCTCGATTGGCGAATACACGGCAATGATAGGGCCAACTTACCTGCCAGCGACGTCGAACCGGACGCGGCAGATCGAGGCCGATTTCGTCGTGCTGATCAGCCCGAACCGCGGGAACTCGGAAATCTTCCACGCACTGGCTGGTCGCCATCCCGACGTGCGCATCGTCGGCGACGCGCTTTCACCTCGGTTCCTGCCAACCGCCGTGCGGGAAGGGTGGATGGCCGGAAACGCGGTCTGA
- a CDS encoding nuclear transport factor 2 family protein: MPIVRLTLQEGYEDALRVRLAERLTDAVRATIAAPLEAITIVIDEVKPSSYMRGRAARRPGAALASPSDTVRAFLVAMEARDLAGARSLLAPSFRMTFPGGAEFTALEELVAWGGKRYRFVRKTYEGFDECFGEQAMVVYCFGTLSGEWPDGRPFEGVRFIDRFTVDEGKLVDQRVWNDLDAVAARQNATAG, translated from the coding sequence ATGCCCATAGTCCGTCTAACGCTGCAGGAAGGCTATGAAGATGCGTTGCGCGTCCGGCTGGCCGAACGATTGACCGATGCCGTGCGCGCCACGATCGCGGCGCCTCTCGAGGCGATCACCATCGTCATCGACGAGGTGAAGCCGTCCAGCTACATGCGCGGCCGCGCCGCGCGCCGGCCCGGCGCGGCGCTTGCCTCGCCTTCGGATACGGTCAGGGCCTTCCTCGTTGCAATGGAAGCGCGGGATCTGGCGGGGGCGAGGAGCTTGCTTGCGCCAAGCTTCCGCATGACCTTCCCGGGCGGCGCTGAATTCACCGCGCTCGAGGAACTCGTCGCCTGGGGCGGCAAGCGCTATCGCTTCGTCAGGAAGACCTATGAGGGTTTTGACGAGTGCTTCGGCGAGCAGGCTATGGTCGTCTACTGCTTCGGCACGCTTTCAGGCGAGTGGCCGGATGGACGCCCGTTCGAAGGCGTACGCTTCATCGATCGCTTCACGGTGGATGAAGGCAAGCTTGTCGACCAGCGGGTGTGGAACGATCTGGACGCGGTCGCCGCCCGCCAAAACGCGACGGCCGGGTGA
- a CDS encoding flavin-containing monooxygenase has translation MNRPNTLSQLNEPAASAEYDAIIIGAGASGISSLVRLGELGLRCRLFEAGEGPGGAWHWNRYPGARFDSESYSYGFFFSPELFAEWDWKEHFSGQAETEKYFNYVIDRFDLRKDMQFSSRVTAACFLERESVWEVTLDDGRRHRARWLVAGVGPLTLPQLPRIEGVETFAGEAYHTARWPKTPVSFEGKRVGVIGTGASGVQTIQEVAKTARHLTVFQRTANYCAPLKNGPITPEEQDEIKASYADLKRRVNSSRAWFLHTPVLRSVFDASPEERERFFEERYNARGMGIWQGNYMDLVIDEGANALISDFIRRKIRERVNDPETAEKLIPKDHGFGTRRVPHETNYYEVYNQPNVTLVDLKQTPFKRITPTGVETTNAFHELDMLIYATGFDAVTGAFEAIDIEGVDGLKLADKWSEGPITYLGLMVTGFPNFFMPAGPLSSQGNIPRTSEYHAEWIARLVKYMDEHGLTYAEPRLAVEQEFMDHARDVQSRHLSAGVDSWFTGVNTNVDGRTKRRVMQYRDSADEYRRRSEAAIASGFDELIKK, from the coding sequence ATGAACCGGCCAAACACGCTTTCGCAGTTGAATGAACCTGCGGCCTCGGCCGAGTACGACGCCATCATCATCGGGGCAGGCGCCAGTGGGATTTCGTCACTGGTGCGACTTGGAGAACTGGGCCTGCGCTGCCGCCTCTTCGAGGCTGGAGAGGGGCCGGGCGGGGCATGGCACTGGAACCGCTATCCCGGTGCACGCTTCGATTCGGAAAGCTACTCCTACGGGTTCTTCTTCTCTCCCGAGCTATTCGCGGAATGGGACTGGAAGGAACATTTTTCGGGACAGGCGGAAACCGAGAAATATTTCAACTACGTCATCGACCGTTTCGATCTGCGCAAGGATATGCAGTTCTCTAGCCGTGTGACGGCGGCGTGTTTCCTGGAGAGGGAAAGCGTCTGGGAGGTCACGCTTGACGACGGCAGGAGACATAGGGCGCGCTGGCTCGTCGCTGGCGTAGGGCCGTTGACGCTCCCTCAGCTCCCGAGGATCGAAGGCGTCGAGACATTCGCCGGGGAAGCATATCACACGGCTCGCTGGCCGAAGACTCCCGTCAGCTTTGAAGGCAAGCGCGTGGGCGTTATCGGCACCGGCGCCTCGGGGGTGCAGACCATCCAGGAGGTGGCAAAGACCGCACGTCACCTGACGGTCTTTCAAAGGACGGCGAACTATTGTGCACCGCTCAAGAACGGCCCGATCACGCCTGAGGAGCAGGACGAGATCAAGGCGAGCTACGCGGACCTAAAGAGGCGGGTGAACTCGTCGCGGGCCTGGTTCCTCCACACCCCCGTGCTGCGGAGTGTCTTCGATGCTTCGCCCGAAGAGCGGGAGCGCTTCTTCGAGGAGCGCTACAACGCGCGGGGAATGGGCATATGGCAGGGCAATTACATGGATCTCGTCATTGACGAGGGCGCCAACGCGTTGATCTCCGACTTCATTCGCAGGAAGATTCGAGAGCGCGTGAACGATCCCGAGACGGCCGAGAAGTTGATACCCAAGGATCATGGCTTCGGAACGCGCCGCGTCCCCCACGAGACCAATTATTACGAGGTCTACAACCAGCCGAACGTGACGCTGGTCGACCTGAAGCAAACACCCTTCAAGCGCATCACGCCCACAGGCGTAGAGACGACAAATGCGTTCCACGAACTTGACATGCTCATCTATGCGACCGGTTTCGATGCCGTCACGGGTGCCTTCGAAGCGATCGACATAGAGGGTGTGGACGGCCTGAAACTGGCGGACAAGTGGAGCGAGGGCCCGATCACCTATCTCGGCCTGATGGTGACCGGTTTCCCGAATTTCTTCATGCCGGCTGGACCGCTCAGTTCCCAGGGCAACATTCCGCGCACCAGCGAATACCACGCCGAATGGATAGCGAGGCTCGTCAAATATATGGACGAGCATGGACTGACCTATGCCGAGCCGAGGCTGGCGGTAGAACAGGAATTCATGGACCATGCGCGCGATGTTCAGAGCCGCCACCTTTCGGCTGGCGTGGACAGCTGGTTCACCGGCGTCAATACGAATGTCGACGGGCGCACCAAGCGCCGCGTGATGCAGTACCGGGATAGTGCTGACGAGTATCGTCGGCGCTCCGAGGCGGCGATCGCCAGCGGTTTCGACGAACTCATCAAGAAATAG
- a CDS encoding LLM class flavin-dependent oxidoreductase, giving the protein MELGVYSFGDVQMDAATGKLGSTAEATRNLLEAIQLADQVGLDYFGIGEHHTREMPASAATVILGAASSTTRNIKLGSAVTVLSTDDPVRIYQQFATLDALSNGRAEITAGRGSSTESFPLFGHSLNDYDELYAEKLELLLQINESESVTWNGKFRPALNDALVVPRPERGSLPIWLATGGNPHSSVRAGLLGLPVSYAIIGGQAKRFAPLADLYRRAAAQAEIPQGRIKVSVASPGFVGEDAAQAKEFFWTHWHRVMEQLGKIRGFAPPPRFHYDKEASGSGALFAGGPEEIAERIVDLHKSLGHVRQFFQTDVGQMPHREFLRSIELLGTKVKPLVDAELGNTSAAKETADAA; this is encoded by the coding sequence ATGGAACTTGGCGTTTATAGCTTCGGCGACGTGCAGATGGATGCCGCCACCGGCAAGCTCGGCTCGACGGCCGAGGCCACCCGCAATCTGCTCGAGGCCATCCAGCTCGCCGATCAGGTGGGACTGGACTATTTCGGCATTGGCGAGCACCACACGCGCGAAATGCCGGCGTCCGCTGCGACCGTCATCCTGGGCGCCGCTTCGTCCACGACCAGGAACATCAAGCTTGGCAGCGCCGTCACCGTGCTCAGCACCGACGATCCGGTGCGGATCTACCAGCAGTTCGCCACGCTCGACGCGCTTTCCAACGGCCGCGCCGAAATCACCGCCGGCCGGGGATCGTCGACGGAATCCTTCCCGTTGTTCGGGCACAGCCTGAACGACTACGACGAACTCTACGCGGAAAAGCTCGAGCTGCTCCTCCAGATCAACGAAAGCGAATCCGTCACCTGGAACGGCAAGTTCCGCCCCGCCTTGAACGACGCACTGGTGGTGCCGCGCCCCGAGCGAGGCTCCTTGCCGATCTGGCTCGCCACCGGCGGCAATCCGCATTCGTCGGTGCGGGCCGGCCTGCTTGGCCTGCCCGTCTCCTACGCGATCATCGGCGGGCAGGCGAAGCGCTTTGCGCCTCTGGCCGATCTCTATCGGCGGGCGGCTGCGCAGGCGGAGATCCCGCAAGGCAGGATCAAGGTTTCCGTCGCCAGCCCCGGATTCGTCGGCGAGGATGCGGCTCAGGCCAAGGAATTTTTCTGGACCCATTGGCACCGCGTCATGGAGCAGCTTGGCAAGATCCGCGGCTTCGCGCCGCCACCACGCTTCCACTACGACAAGGAGGCCAGCGGAAGCGGAGCCCTGTTTGCCGGTGGTCCCGAAGAGATTGCGGAGCGCATCGTCGACCTGCACAAGAGCCTCGGGCACGTGCGGCAGTTCTTCCAGACCGATGTCGGCCAGATGCCGCACAGGGAGTTCCTGCGCTCCATCGAGTTGCTCGGCACCAAGGTCAAGCCGCTGGTCGATGCCGAACTCGGCAACACCAGCGCTGCGAAGGAGACAGCCGATGCCGCATGA
- a CDS encoding winged helix-turn-helix transcriptional regulator: MLPENGSLLDVCRPVRQILARVGDKWSVLIVMALRDGPRRFNEIKRAVGTISQRMLTLTLRSMERDGLVLRTVTPSKPPRVDYELTELGHSLRGPVEELGKWAIENENRIAVAQVWFDGRDQAA, translated from the coding sequence ATGTTACCGGAGAACGGCAGCCTGCTGGACGTGTGCAGGCCCGTACGCCAGATCCTCGCGCGGGTCGGCGACAAGTGGAGCGTCCTGATCGTGATGGCGCTGCGCGACGGACCCCGGCGTTTCAACGAGATCAAGCGCGCCGTGGGCACGATCTCGCAGCGGATGCTGACGCTGACGCTGAGGAGCATGGAGCGCGACGGTCTCGTCCTTCGCACGGTCACCCCGTCAAAGCCGCCGCGCGTCGACTATGAGCTGACCGAGCTGGGCCATTCGCTCCGCGGTCCGGTTGAGGAGCTGGGCAAATGGGCGATCGAGAACGAAAACCGGATCGCTGTTGCGCAGGTCTGGTTCGATGGCCGCGACCAGGCTGCTTGA
- a CDS encoding DUF4286 family protein gives MPKYLFFGFTNPVPGREDEYNDWYTETHLPDLLKVPGIVSAQRFKLADHQRSPGPHPYKYLAVYECETDDVRSIVSELKARSGTSEMPISSAMDTERLMYFFEPITDVKSTEA, from the coding sequence ATGCCGAAATACCTTTTCTTCGGGTTCACGAACCCCGTGCCGGGCCGCGAAGACGAATACAACGACTGGTATACGGAAACCCACCTTCCCGATCTTTTGAAGGTGCCGGGAATTGTCTCGGCCCAGCGTTTCAAGCTCGCCGACCATCAACGCTCGCCGGGACCACACCCCTACAAGTATCTCGCGGTCTACGAATGCGAAACGGACGATGTGCGCTCGATCGTATCAGAGCTGAAGGCGCGCTCGGGCACCTCCGAGATGCCTATCAGCAGTGCGATGGATACCGAACGGCTGATGTACTTCTTTGAGCCGATTACCGATGTGAAGAGTACTGAAGCTTGA